From one Montipora capricornis isolate CH-2021 chromosome 10, ASM3666992v2, whole genome shotgun sequence genomic stretch:
- the LOC138020687 gene encoding uncharacterized protein has product MAATRNTNVSEFRLVLNKLKDLQEKLEKSDQSAVANQLTDINDSLRINEGNQSDFSDAVFQTLAGIQATMERGFKAMDERVAALESKIAGCDSSLAEGSSSDAGTPPSYSRILKCPRRPDLSHYIRSKMDQLGLLWNTEKKENEPPNQTVVTTYLKEVKEIDQIKNDSLCTERRILDAISQNYCSNKKRRRQLDSGTYEQYQKEQKRRQRIKRKLEKRLKGVSEEEKNGRLYESLHPSLMSSDESDQEEETLLNRPLGWRAEEVSNFFQMLDIRYRTSMSSQQRRQCANRRVGPPSRRGSSDVPEKLHWAVTS; this is encoded by the exons ATGGCGGCTACCCGGAACACCAATGTGTCGGAATTCAGGTTGGTTCTGAATAAACTGAAAGATCTCCAGGAGAAGTTGGAAAAGAGTGATCAATCGGCAGTAGCAAACCAGTTGACCGACATCAACGACTCGTTAAGAATCAACGAAGGAAACCAAAGCGATTTTTCTGATGCGGTATTTCAGACCTTGGCAGGAATTCAGGCTACCATGGAGAGGGGATTTAAAGCCATGGACGAGAGGGTTGCTGCTCTTGAAAGCAAAATAGCTGGTTGTGACTCAAGTCTTGCCGAGGGAAGCAGTAGTGACGCTGGAACTCCACCAAGTTATTCAAGGATACTAAAATGTCCTCGACGCCCCGATCTCTCG CACTATATCCGGTCCAAAATGGATCAGCTGGGACTCTTGTGGAACACAGAGAAGAA GGAGAATGAACCACCCAACCAGACTGTAGTTACCACATATTTAAAGGAGGTTAAAGAAATTGATCAAATTAAAAACGATTCTCTCTGTACCGAGAGGCGAATTCTAG ATGCAATTTCCCAAAACTACTGTTCCAATAAAAAAAGGAGGCGTCAGTTGGACAGTGGAACCTATGAACAGTatcagaaagagcagaaaagGAGACAGAGAATCAAAAGA aaactagaaaaaaGACTGAAGGGTGTatcagaagaagaaaagaatggCAGACTGTATGAAAGCTTACATCCTAGCCTGATGTCGTCAGATGAATCAGACCAGGAAGAGGAGACACTGCTTAACAGGCCATTGGGATGGAGGGCAGAGGAAGTGTCAAACTTCTTTCAAATGCTAGATATTAGATATAGAACATCTATGTCTAGTCAGCAAAGGCGACAATGTGCGAATAGGAGAGTTGGTCCACCAAGTAGGAGAGGAAGCAGTGATGTCCCAGAGAAGTTACACTGGGCCGTCACTTCATAA